The DNA segment TGCCACAAACGCGTGAGCACATTTTGTTGTCGCGTCAGGTTGGTGTTCCTTACATCGTGGTTTATCTGAACAAAGCCGACATGGTTGATGATGAAGAATTGCTGGAACTGGTTGAGATGGAAGTTCGAGATCTGTTGTCAGCGTACGAATTCCCGGGTGATGACACCCCGATCGTGACCGGTTCGGCCCTGAAAGCCATCGAAGGCGACCAAAGCGACATCGGCGTACCGAGTATTTACAAATTGGTTGAGGTATTGGATACCTACATCCCGTTGCCAGAGCGCGCCATCGACGGTGCTTTCCTGATGCCGGTAGAGGACGTGTTCTCTATCTCGGGTCGCGGCACGGTGGTTACCGGTCGTATTGAGCGCGGTATTGTGAAAGTTGGCGAAGAGATCGAGATCGTTGGTATTAAAGACACCGCCAAAACCACCTGTACCGGTGTTGAGATGTTCCGTAAGCTGCTCGACGAAGGTCAGGCCGGCGACAACGTGGGCGTATTGCTGCGTGGTACCAAGCGTGAAGAAGTTGAGCGTGGTCAAGTACTGGCGAAGCCGGGTTCGATCACTCCGCACACCAAGTTCGAAGCCGAGACCTATATTTTGAGTAAAGACGAGGGTGGTCGTCACACACCATTCTTTAAAGGCTATCGTCCACAGTTCTACTTCCGTACCACGGACGTGACGGGTGAAGTGATCCTGCCGGAAGGCGTTGAGATGGTCATGCCTGGTGACAACATTAAAATGAATGTTGAGCTGATCGCCCCGATCGCGATGGAAGACGGTTTGCGTTTTGCGATTCGTGAAGGTGGTCGTACCGTTGGCGCTGGTGTAGTAGCCAAGATCATCGCGTGATAGCAATATAGCTTAGCGAAAATCACAACAAAAATATTCTGAACTTGTATCAGGATATGTGAAAAAACCCTGCGGCGGACACTGTTTTACAGCGTCCGCCGTCACAGCTTAAGAGAATAGAAAACATTTTTTCGGCTGATAGTAGAAAATTTTTAGAAATATTTTGATCGCGGCGGTCAACAAGAGTTTGAAAAAACTTTAGGCCAGTAGCTCAATTGGCAGAGCGACGGTCTCCAAAACCGTAGGTTGGGGGTTCGATTCCCTCCTGGCCTGCCAAGATTGAATTATTAATGGATCAATGATCCGGACACAACAAGGTATTTAAATGGCAACAGTCACTGATAACGCAACCAGCGCATCCAGCAAGATCCTGATCGCCCTGGCGCTTTTGCTTTTGCTCGCAGGTGTGTTCGGGTATTACTACTTTATTGAACAGTCCAGTTTATACGCTGTGGGC comes from the Gammaproteobacteria bacterium genome and includes:
- a CDS encoding elongation factor Tu, with the translated sequence PQTREHILLSRQVGVPYIVVYLNKADMVDDEELLELVEMEVRDLLSAYEFPGDDTPIVTGSALKAIEGDQSDIGVPSIYKLVEVLDTYIPLPERAIDGAFLMPVEDVFSISGRGTVVTGRIERGIVKVGEEIEIVGIKDTAKTTCTGVEMFRKLLDEGQAGDNVGVLLRGTKREEVERGQVLAKPGSITPHTKFEAETYILSKDEGGRHTPFFKGYRPQFYFRTTDVTGEVILPEGVEMVMPGDNIKMNVELIAPIAMEDGLRFAIREGGRTVGAGVVAKIIA